From Micromonospora rhizosphaerae, the proteins below share one genomic window:
- a CDS encoding helix-turn-helix transcriptional regulator produces MASDVDTAPLVGRADQLATLRSALLDDVAPGHTAAVFLTGESGVGKTRLLHEVSTRLRDGGALVLTGSCLDIGDASPLHPLRQALRRFDGELTAAQARTSSAVRGLLQMFDDETPGPDGAGALLERVSRGLHLVAGGRPLVLVLDDLQWVDRSTRELLLYLLAGLGDLQLSVLAAIRAEALQGAHPLRRVLTELRRLRSVRVLDLAPLDRADTDRLAAAIVGRPLAPDAAELVWQRSGGNPFVVEELARDVRDGRDELSDTLREIFLARVDALPQPAHAVMHAVAAGVEPVEHWLLAQVVRLPEEDLIQAVRAAVAHRLLVGADDGYRLRHRLVAEVLAHELLPAERSALQRRYAEALTSATAELHQARLAHHWRLAGEPARALPAAMAAAQEAERLHGYAEAHRHWSSALQLAAAPPAGPPDAARPAPVEVDRAELLEHAAETAHHCGEHARALALLEELAADAGGPPSCALHIRRARYLAAAGRSAPAEAEYRRALAAADCTPRERATAAAHLAELLLHLGRYAEAGDQAREALQLAAAVEGSTSEVVLASAALGFSEAYLEDPDAGLAVTREALEVAERSGRPEDVACAYLHLAELLTGPLNILEEGVVVARRGAERVAELGLGRTWETRLLAIATNGLFRVGQWSEAEKVVAAALRHRPSGADAVELLLARCRLSVGYGDIEASDRDLEAVATVLAGGGARHVLPMLILRAGLDMWQGRHDLARQAVQRGLTESRSDDVIVLATLAWHGLRAEAEAHASRTIAVDEMAVRRLREVVDRVARKSEDAAGPVRYIVDGFLALCDAEVSRLDGRGDPELWARSAAEWDRRNHPYPAAYSRLRQAEALLARRSRVATAGKLLRQAYQMAQGLGAVPLSSEIRTIAGRARVTLEERETERRPAPPRERPAAAVAEPAVDELAVLTAREREVLAAVAEGLTNKEIGQRLFISERTIGVHVSHIFDKLQVRTRVQASAIFLRNRPDHPYGAD; encoded by the coding sequence ATGGCCAGCGATGTGGACACCGCACCGCTCGTCGGTCGTGCCGATCAGCTGGCGACGCTCCGGTCAGCGCTGCTCGACGACGTCGCGCCGGGGCACACCGCGGCGGTCTTCCTCACCGGCGAGTCCGGGGTGGGCAAGACCCGGCTGCTGCACGAGGTGAGCACCCGGCTGCGGGACGGCGGCGCGCTGGTGCTCACCGGCTCCTGCCTGGACATCGGCGACGCCTCCCCGCTGCATCCGCTGCGGCAGGCGCTGCGCCGCTTCGACGGCGAGCTGACCGCCGCCCAGGCCCGTACCTCCTCGGCGGTGCGCGGTCTGCTCCAGATGTTCGACGACGAGACCCCGGGGCCGGATGGCGCCGGCGCGCTGCTGGAGCGGGTCTCCCGCGGCCTGCACCTGGTCGCCGGCGGTCGCCCGCTGGTTTTGGTGCTGGACGACCTCCAGTGGGTCGACCGGAGCACCCGCGAGCTGCTGCTCTATCTGCTCGCCGGCCTCGGTGACCTGCAGCTGTCGGTGCTCGCCGCAATCCGGGCCGAGGCCCTGCAGGGCGCCCACCCGCTGCGTCGGGTCCTCACCGAGCTGCGCCGGCTGCGGTCGGTCCGGGTGCTCGACCTGGCACCGCTGGACCGGGCGGACACCGACCGGCTGGCCGCGGCGATCGTCGGCCGGCCGCTGGCCCCGGACGCGGCCGAGCTGGTCTGGCAGCGCAGCGGCGGCAACCCGTTCGTGGTCGAGGAGCTGGCCCGGGACGTGCGCGACGGCCGGGACGAGCTCTCCGACACGCTCCGGGAGATCTTCCTGGCCCGGGTCGACGCGCTGCCGCAGCCCGCGCACGCGGTCATGCACGCGGTCGCCGCCGGTGTGGAGCCGGTCGAACACTGGCTGCTGGCCCAGGTGGTCCGGCTGCCCGAGGAGGACCTGATCCAGGCGGTCCGGGCCGCGGTGGCGCACCGGCTGCTGGTCGGTGCCGACGACGGCTACCGGTTGCGGCACCGGCTGGTCGCCGAGGTGCTGGCGCACGAGCTGCTGCCCGCCGAGCGCTCGGCCCTGCAGCGGCGCTACGCCGAGGCGCTGACCTCGGCCACCGCTGAGCTGCACCAGGCCCGGCTGGCCCACCACTGGCGGCTGGCCGGTGAGCCGGCCCGCGCATTGCCGGCCGCGATGGCCGCCGCCCAGGAGGCCGAGCGGCTGCACGGTTACGCCGAGGCGCACCGGCACTGGTCGAGCGCGCTCCAGCTGGCCGCCGCGCCGCCCGCCGGCCCGCCGGACGCCGCCCGCCCCGCACCGGTCGAGGTCGACCGCGCCGAGCTGCTGGAACACGCCGCCGAGACGGCCCACCACTGTGGCGAGCACGCCCGGGCGCTGGCCCTGCTGGAGGAGTTGGCGGCGGACGCCGGCGGTCCGCCGTCCTGCGCCCTGCACATCCGGCGGGCCCGCTACCTGGCCGCCGCCGGCCGGTCCGCCCCCGCCGAGGCCGAGTACCGGCGGGCCCTGGCTGCCGCCGACTGCACGCCGCGGGAGCGTGCCACCGCCGCGGCCCACCTGGCCGAGCTGCTGCTGCACCTCGGCCGGTACGCCGAGGCCGGCGACCAGGCGAGGGAGGCGCTGCAGCTCGCCGCGGCGGTCGAGGGCTCCACCTCGGAGGTGGTGCTGGCCAGCGCCGCGCTCGGCTTCAGCGAGGCCTACCTGGAGGACCCGGACGCCGGGCTCGCGGTGACGCGGGAGGCGCTGGAGGTCGCCGAGCGCTCCGGGCGGCCGGAGGACGTGGCCTGCGCGTACCTGCACCTGGCGGAGCTGCTGACCGGCCCGCTGAACATCCTCGAGGAGGGCGTGGTGGTCGCCCGCCGCGGCGCCGAACGGGTCGCCGAGCTGGGCCTGGGCCGCACCTGGGAGACCCGGCTGCTGGCCATCGCCACCAACGGGCTGTTCCGGGTCGGGCAGTGGTCCGAGGCGGAGAAGGTGGTCGCGGCGGCGCTGCGGCACCGCCCCTCCGGCGCCGACGCGGTCGAGCTGCTGCTGGCCCGGTGCCGGCTCTCCGTCGGGTACGGCGACATCGAGGCCTCCGACCGGGACCTGGAGGCGGTGGCCACCGTGTTGGCCGGCGGCGGCGCCCGGCACGTGCTGCCGATGCTGATCCTGCGGGCCGGGCTGGACATGTGGCAGGGGCGGCACGACCTGGCCCGGCAGGCCGTCCAACGTGGTCTGACCGAGAGCCGCTCCGACGATGTGATCGTGCTGGCCACCCTGGCCTGGCACGGGCTGCGCGCCGAGGCCGAGGCGCACGCCAGCCGCACCATCGCGGTGGACGAGATGGCGGTGCGGCGGCTGCGCGAGGTGGTCGACCGGGTTGCCCGCAAGAGCGAGGACGCCGCTGGTCCGGTGCGCTACATCGTGGACGGATTCCTCGCGCTCTGCGACGCGGAGGTCAGCCGGCTCGACGGCAGGGGCGACCCGGAGCTGTGGGCCCGCTCGGCGGCGGAGTGGGACCGGCGCAACCACCCGTACCCGGCGGCGTACTCGCGGCTGCGTCAGGCCGAGGCGCTGCTGGCCCGGCGCAGCCGGGTCGCGACCGCCGGCAAGCTGCTGCGGCAGGCGTACCAGATGGCGCAGGGCCTGGGGGCGGTGCCGCTGAGCAGCGAGATCCGTACCATTGCCGGCCGGGCCCGGGTGACGCTGGAGGAGCGGGAGACCGAGCGGCGGCCCGCGCCGCCCCGTGAGCGTCCCGCGGCCGCCGTCGCCGAGCCGGCCGTCGACGAGCTGGCCGTGCTGACCGCCCGGGAGCGCGAGGTGCTGGCTGCGGTCGCCGAGGGGCTGACCAACAAGGAGATCGGCCAGCGGCTGTTCATCAGCGAGCGGACCATCGGCGTGCACGTCTCGCACATCTTCGACAAGCTCCAGGTCCGCACCCGGGTGCAGGCGAGCGCGATATTCCTGCGCAATCGTCCCGATCACCCGTACGGCGCGGACTGA
- a CDS encoding dienelactone hydrolase family protein, with translation MGHILLFHSVYGLRPAVLAAADRLRTAGHQVTTPDLYGLPATDTVEEGFALLDKVGRDAVLDRARAAARDLPAETVLAGFSLGAGVAGALLAERPAAAALLLLHGTGGAPDAVRPGLPVQLHLADPDEYEPQHEVDEWQRAMTAAGAELSVHRYPGPGHLYTDPDLPDHDPVAAERTWERVLAFLADR, from the coding sequence ATGGGACACATCCTGCTCTTCCACTCGGTCTACGGGCTGCGGCCCGCCGTGCTCGCCGCCGCGGACCGGTTGCGCACCGCCGGGCACCAGGTCACCACCCCCGACCTGTACGGGCTGCCGGCAACCGACACCGTCGAGGAGGGCTTCGCGCTGCTCGACAAGGTCGGCCGGGACGCGGTGCTGGACCGGGCCCGCGCCGCGGCAAGGGACCTGCCGGCCGAGACGGTGCTGGCCGGCTTTTCGCTGGGTGCGGGGGTGGCCGGGGCGCTGCTCGCCGAGCGGCCGGCCGCGGCGGCCCTGCTGCTCCTGCACGGCACCGGCGGCGCGCCCGACGCGGTGCGTCCCGGGCTTCCGGTGCAGCTGCACCTCGCCGACCCCGACGAGTACGAACCGCAGCACGAGGTGGACGAGTGGCAGCGGGCGATGACCGCCGCCGGCGCCGAGCTGTCGGTGCACCGCTACCCGGGGCCGGGGCACCTCTACACCGACCCCGACCTGCCCGACCACGACCCCGTGGCCGCCGAGCGGACCTGGGAGCGGGTGCTGGCGTTCCTCGCCGACCGCTGA
- a CDS encoding adenylate/guanylate cyclase domain-containing protein, translated as MQMSTIAGSPEALGSAHWPVPEERRTVTVLFADIVGSTGLIERLDPEDVRALQRAYFDTVAGVLRRWNGVVEKYIGDAVMALFGAHGSDGFDAYRAVQAGLEIQRALGRRSPAGTRLRVRVGVATGEALVDVAGTRDGGHGMASGAVITTAARLQQYAPPGGVVVCAATRRATAGLVEQRPLASMAVAGKAMPLDVWRVTGPGRGGPARHHGPLIGRRRELATAGDEIARAVRDRRPRWVSLVGPAGSGRSRLLHELVRAASTVDGVPVRWCVAHCPPYPQGAWTPLADMVRGFAGVRDTDLSATVRRRLATALEGVLPPQRRGAAAHALAELLAASEDAAAADRGADAWLQVLLELAAGQPVVVAVDDLDRAAPALNRFLHRLFAAATERELPLAVVATHGPGWADVLPGAADRRRRVPLPALDTVHTGRLLRHQLRRAGRPAALAGRLLPLVGGNPGVAEAYVRGLDEDGASGARVPEAVRRIVDARLDRLDGEQRAVLMAGAALGVGFAPTAVDRLLGWAPGRAEPVLRDLAAQALLRPARGGYAVAEPAVALVAHDRLPRAVRAEFARRARTPRLLDPTRAADAMSTADARRAPHAPRAVDATPAVDARQAVDASQAVPAKPALDAPRAVDARRAAPATRAVYATPAVDALRAADATWAVDADRRRDGVPDLTHEAGALPRRSRPDRTVGRIHPLAVHPRAGLDGPPADNDSAEMIDSAYGTSRGPTAADTPMSRKRSGVSTVRLAAA; from the coding sequence ATGCAAATGTCCACAATCGCCGGGAGTCCGGAAGCCCTCGGCTCGGCACACTGGCCGGTACCCGAGGAGCGACGGACCGTGACCGTGCTCTTCGCCGACATCGTCGGCTCCACCGGGCTGATCGAGCGGCTCGATCCGGAGGACGTGCGGGCCCTGCAGCGGGCGTACTTCGACACCGTCGCGGGGGTGCTGCGCCGGTGGAACGGCGTGGTCGAGAAGTACATCGGCGACGCGGTGATGGCGCTCTTCGGCGCGCACGGCTCCGACGGCTTCGACGCGTACCGGGCGGTGCAGGCCGGGCTGGAGATCCAGCGCGCCCTCGGCCGACGGTCGCCGGCCGGCACTCGGCTGCGCGTGCGGGTCGGGGTGGCCACCGGCGAGGCGCTGGTGGACGTCGCCGGCACCCGCGACGGTGGGCACGGCATGGCCAGCGGCGCGGTGATCACCACCGCGGCCCGTCTTCAGCAGTACGCCCCGCCCGGCGGCGTGGTGGTCTGCGCGGCCACCCGGCGGGCCACCGCCGGCCTGGTCGAGCAGCGGCCGCTGGCCTCGATGGCGGTCGCCGGCAAGGCGATGCCGCTGGACGTCTGGCGGGTGACCGGGCCGGGCCGGGGGGGCCCGGCCCGGCACCACGGCCCGCTGATCGGCCGGCGGCGGGAGCTGGCCACGGCGGGCGATGAGATCGCGCGGGCGGTCCGGGACCGCCGCCCGCGCTGGGTCTCGCTGGTCGGCCCGGCGGGCAGTGGGCGGAGCCGGCTGCTGCACGAGCTGGTGCGGGCGGCGTCCACCGTGGACGGGGTGCCGGTACGCTGGTGTGTCGCGCACTGCCCGCCGTACCCGCAGGGGGCCTGGACGCCGCTGGCCGACATGGTCCGCGGGTTCGCCGGGGTCCGCGACACCGACCTTTCCGCGACCGTACGCCGGCGGCTGGCCACGGCGCTCGAAGGAGTCCTTCCGCCGCAGCGGCGGGGCGCGGCGGCGCACGCGTTGGCGGAGCTGCTGGCCGCGTCGGAGGACGCGGCCGCCGCGGATCGGGGGGCCGACGCGTGGCTGCAGGTCCTGCTGGAACTGGCGGCGGGGCAGCCGGTGGTGGTCGCGGTGGACGACCTGGACCGAGCGGCCCCGGCGCTGAACCGGTTCCTGCACCGGCTCTTCGCGGCGGCGACCGAGCGGGAGCTGCCGTTGGCGGTGGTGGCCACGCACGGTCCGGGCTGGGCCGACGTGCTGCCCGGCGCCGCCGACCGACGCCGGCGGGTGCCGCTGCCCGCGCTCGATACCGTCCACACCGGACGGCTGCTCCGGCACCAGCTCCGCCGGGCCGGCCGACCGGCCGCGCTGGCGGGGCGGCTGCTGCCGCTGGTCGGCGGCAACCCGGGCGTCGCCGAGGCGTACGTCCGGGGGCTCGACGAGGACGGGGCGTCGGGCGCCCGGGTGCCCGAGGCAGTCCGCCGGATCGTCGACGCCCGGCTGGATCGGCTCGACGGGGAGCAGCGGGCGGTGCTGATGGCCGGTGCGGCGCTCGGCGTCGGCTTCGCCCCGACGGCGGTCGACCGGCTGCTCGGCTGGGCGCCGGGCCGGGCCGAGCCGGTGCTGCGGGACCTGGCGGCGCAGGCGCTGCTGCGGCCGGCGCGCGGCGGGTACGCCGTCGCGGAGCCGGCGGTGGCGCTGGTCGCCCACGACCGGCTGCCCCGCGCGGTCCGGGCCGAATTCGCCCGCCGCGCTCGGACGCCTCGCCTCCTCGACCCGACGCGCGCAGCCGACGCCATGTCCACGGCCGACGCGAGGCGGGCGCCCCACGCCCCCCGCGCGGTCGACGCCACCCCCGCGGTCGACGCCCGCCAAGCGGTCGACGCCTCCCAGGCGGTCCCCGCCAAACCCGCGCTGGACGCGCCCCGGGCGGTCGACGCGAGGCGGGCGGCCCCGGCCACACGTGCGGTTTACGCCACGCCCGCGGTCGACGCGCTACGTGCGGCCGATGCGACCTGGGCGGTCGACGCGGACAGGCGCCGGGACGGCGTGCCCGACCTTACCCACGAAGCCGGAGCCCTCCCGCGCCGGTCCCGACCGGACCGGACCGTGGGGCGGATCCATCCGCTGGCCGTGCATCCCCGGGCCGGTCTGGACGGCCCGCCGGCCGATAACGACTCAGCCGAGATGATCGACTCCGCTTACGGCACCTCGCGGGGTCCGACGGCGGCCGACACCCCAATGTCGCGCAAACGGAGTGGAGTATCGACTGTCCGGCTCGCCGCGGCCTGA